The following proteins are encoded in a genomic region of Burkholderia diffusa:
- a CDS encoding nitrate/sulfonate/bicarbonate ABC transporter ATP-binding protein gives MRAVCKSFTKPSGEPLHVLADIDLALHEGEILGLLGRSGSGKSTLLRIAGGLVKPSSGAVTYRGAPLAGPTDGIAVVFQTFALYPWLTVIENVELGLDAQGLASEDARARAAAAIELIGLDGFESAFPRELSGGMRQRVGFARALVSEPVLMLMDEPFSALDVLTAETLRTDFLDLWDAHQLSIRSVLMVTHNIEEAVLMCDRILVLGAGPAHIEATLNVPLPRPRSRHDPAVQAIVGRIYATLTARITDATAGRAATGSALAMKLPDVSSHHLAGFVDALAAAPYDGHAELGTIASALALRTDALYSTAAALHLLAFAEWHDQTIRLSAAGHVFAQSDDDARRRLFSEHLVRFVPLAAHIDEVLGEREGHRAPRERFELELEDHLDPRSADQALRVVTDWGRYAGLFDYDDHTRTFGR, from the coding sequence ATGCGCGCCGTATGCAAGTCGTTCACGAAGCCGTCCGGCGAACCGCTGCACGTGCTGGCCGATATCGACCTCGCGTTGCATGAAGGCGAGATCCTGGGGCTGCTGGGCCGCTCGGGCTCGGGCAAATCCACCCTGCTGAGGATCGCCGGCGGGCTCGTCAAGCCCTCGTCCGGCGCGGTGACCTATCGCGGTGCACCGCTCGCCGGTCCGACCGACGGCATCGCAGTGGTATTCCAGACCTTCGCGCTGTACCCGTGGCTGACCGTCATCGAAAACGTCGAGCTTGGTCTCGACGCGCAGGGCCTGGCGTCAGAGGACGCACGCGCACGCGCGGCCGCCGCGATCGAGCTGATCGGTCTCGACGGGTTCGAATCGGCGTTTCCCCGCGAGCTGTCGGGCGGCATGCGTCAGCGGGTGGGGTTCGCCCGCGCGCTCGTCAGCGAACCCGTGCTGATGTTGATGGACGAGCCGTTCTCGGCGCTCGACGTGCTGACCGCGGAAACGCTGCGCACCGATTTTCTCGACCTGTGGGACGCGCACCAGCTGTCGATCCGGTCGGTGCTGATGGTGACGCATAACATCGAGGAAGCCGTGCTCATGTGCGATCGCATTCTGGTGCTCGGCGCTGGTCCGGCGCACATCGAGGCGACGCTGAACGTGCCGCTGCCGCGTCCGCGCAGTCGGCACGATCCGGCCGTTCAGGCGATCGTCGGCAGGATCTATGCGACGCTGACCGCACGCATCACCGACGCGACGGCGGGCCGGGCGGCGACGGGCAGTGCGCTGGCCATGAAGCTGCCCGACGTGTCGAGCCACCATCTCGCCGGATTCGTCGACGCGCTCGCGGCCGCGCCGTACGACGGCCATGCGGAGCTCGGCACGATTGCATCGGCGCTCGCGCTGCGGACCGACGCGCTGTATTCGACGGCGGCCGCGCTTCATCTGCTCGCGTTTGCCGAATGGCACGACCAGACCATCCGGCTGAGTGCCGCGGGCCATGTGTTCGCGCAAAGCGACGACGATGCGCGGCGGCGTCTGTTCAGCGAACATCTCGTCCGGTTCGTGCCGCTCGCCGCGCATATCGACGAAGTGCTGGGCGAACGCGAAGGGCATCGCGCGCCGCGCGAGCGTTTCGAGCTCGAACTCGAGGATCATCTCGATCCGCGCAGCGCGGACCAGGCGCTGCGGGTCGTGACCGACTGGGGCCGCTACGCGGGACTG
- a CDS encoding ABC transporter permease gives MEHHAEVLRGGRWTLPVPGWRDLAAMLIVVGFLLLAGISARQMAGPLAVAHPPAISLSPAALPGYTLRTVARMFAALLASIVFTFVYATAAARSRRAERVLIPLLDVLQSVPILGYLSFTVLFFLSLFPGRILGAECAAIFAIFTSQAWNMTFSFYQALRTVPLDLDEASRSFRLSAWQRFWRLDVPFAMPGLVWNAMMSMSGGWFFVVASEAIAVGNLHVDLPGVGAYVAQAIANRDLAAVGWAIVAMSVAIVLYDQLLFRPLVAWSERFRYGDAAPTVASRSWMLDLFHRSRWMGRASGPVRALLRRAARARLRGFMSAWRDRIVLPRRTGDVLWFALCGAGCAYAAYELFRLGRATLTWTDLRVVASEGGLTFVRVTVLVTLASMIWVPIGIAIGLRPGVAARMQPVTQFLAAFPANLLFPVAVFAIVRLRLQPDIWLCPLMILGAQWYVLFNVIAGASAFPADLREAAACFRVRPATWWRHVMLPGVLPYFVTGAITASGGAWNASIVAEAVSWGSTRLDAGGLGAYIARMTDAGDYPRIALGVAVMSLLVIATNRLVWRPMYAFAERRTRLD, from the coding sequence GCGCGCCAGATGGCCGGCCCGCTGGCGGTGGCGCATCCGCCGGCCATTTCGCTGTCGCCCGCGGCGCTGCCCGGCTACACGCTGCGCACCGTCGCGCGCATGTTCGCGGCATTGCTCGCGTCGATCGTGTTCACGTTCGTCTACGCGACCGCGGCGGCGCGCAGCCGTCGCGCCGAGCGCGTGCTGATCCCGCTGCTCGACGTGTTGCAGTCGGTGCCGATCCTCGGCTACCTATCGTTTACGGTGCTGTTTTTCCTGTCGCTGTTTCCGGGGCGGATCCTCGGCGCCGAGTGCGCGGCGATCTTCGCGATCTTCACCAGCCAGGCGTGGAACATGACGTTCAGCTTCTATCAGGCGCTGCGCACGGTGCCGCTCGATCTCGACGAGGCCAGTCGCAGCTTCCGGTTGTCCGCATGGCAGCGCTTCTGGCGCCTCGACGTGCCGTTCGCGATGCCGGGACTCGTCTGGAACGCAATGATGTCGATGTCGGGCGGCTGGTTTTTCGTGGTCGCATCCGAGGCGATCGCGGTCGGCAACCTGCACGTCGACCTGCCGGGCGTCGGCGCCTACGTCGCGCAGGCGATCGCGAACCGCGACCTCGCTGCCGTGGGCTGGGCGATCGTCGCGATGAGCGTCGCGATCGTCCTGTACGACCAGTTGCTGTTCAGGCCGCTGGTCGCATGGTCGGAACGGTTCCGCTATGGCGATGCCGCGCCCACGGTCGCGTCGCGCAGCTGGATGCTCGACCTGTTCCACCGATCGAGATGGATGGGCCGTGCGAGCGGCCCGGTCCGGGCGCTGCTGCGCCGTGCGGCGCGCGCGCGGCTGCGCGGGTTCATGTCGGCATGGCGCGACCGGATCGTGCTGCCGCGACGCACGGGCGACGTGCTCTGGTTCGCGCTGTGCGGCGCGGGATGCGCGTATGCGGCGTATGAACTGTTCCGGCTCGGCCGCGCGACGCTCACCTGGACGGACCTGCGCGTCGTCGCAAGCGAAGGAGGGCTCACGTTCGTCCGCGTGACGGTGCTGGTCACCCTCGCGTCGATGATCTGGGTGCCGATCGGCATCGCGATCGGCCTCCGGCCGGGCGTGGCCGCCCGCATGCAGCCGGTCACGCAGTTCCTCGCCGCGTTTCCGGCCAACCTGCTGTTTCCGGTCGCGGTGTTCGCGATCGTGCGCCTGCGGCTCCAACCCGACATCTGGCTGTGCCCGCTGATGATATTGGGCGCGCAATGGTATGTGCTGTTCAACGTGATTGCGGGGGCGAGCGCATTCCCGGCCGACCTGCGCGAAGCGGCCGCATGCTTCCGCGTGCGGCCGGCGACCTGGTGGCGACACGTCATGCTGCCGGGCGTCCTGCCGTACTTCGTGACGGGCGCGATTACCGCGTCGGGCGGCGCATGGAACGCGAGCATCGTCGCCGAGGCCGTGAGCTGGGGCAGCACACGCCTGGATGCCGGCGGACTCGGCGCCTATATCGCGCGGATGACCGACGCCGGCGACTATCCGCGCATCGCGCTCGGCGTCGCCGTGATGTCGCTGCTCGTGATCGCGACCAACCGGCTCGTGTGGCGCCCGATGTACGCGTTCGCGGAGCGCCGCACACGGCTCGATTGA